The genomic region GGAgaaaaaataagctaaaataTTTTCTCAGAAAATAACCGACCTTTTATGCGCTTTTACATGAAAGTTACGTAGGCCGCTCTTTAGATTTTGGTGGCAACAGGCTATTCAATTGCGATTCGTTACTCGATTATTATTCCTGGCAGAGTGACATTTACTATACTGCTCTTCTCTCTTAATCAAACTGgacattttaaactattattatttaaccacGAAGCGAAAATATTAACGAAAATATGAATTCTAAAAATGGCGCGACTGTTTATTATTCGAGCGTGATGGTAAACCGAAATACAGTCAGTATATTTCGCTGCATACaacctatattaaaaatataataaattattttcgcatttagaaaatgtttataacataacttgttattaatttgataaaattaaactaaacgtTCATTTCTCATAATTGGGAAGGTAAAAAATATTAGGCAATTTAAGGAAACCGCGCACCTACTATTTTAGCCGCAAAAAACAACCTATTTGttgtttgaaatttaaaatgttctacctttatacatataacttgcagtgagtttacaaacttaacttaatcaatacatcataaatgaaatgaaacacAAGTGAGGTAATGTTGAATTAAACGCGTGtttaatatcttggattatgtGCCTTACTTCGATGTAATAAGGACTATATTATGaacaagtgtgatgaaaatttatttataacttattattttatgattttagaGTAGGTAGTTCTATCAATTTACAAACCAATTGTTAATATCAGAAACACACACTAGCAAGGaagtaaagaatatttaaaaagataagATCTAATTAATCAcaaggtaattttaaaattagtgcGTTTTCTAATCgctttaaaatgtattaattggATCGCCCATTCACAACTACTCTGTCCTAGACTCTGCCAAAACTCTGACAATTTACGCAGGTGATCGGACGCcatatttgtttacttttttatattggctaaatcatcatgatatcaacctggccgatgtatcaaatcgcagaagcagggctgtacttttctttttcaaaaattgtatcttacgaaaCTGTTAATTGTAAGCATATGAAATAAGataatgtaacaaaattaaattaataaaaaaaataaaatcatgttatcaacccattaccggccagcTGCAGGGCAAGATTCTCTCACAGATGAGAAGGGAtttaggccgtactccaccacgctggcccactgcagaTTGGTGGGACGTATAGACGTTACGGAATAATTATTCCCATTTTCACCAAACCAAGGAATCGTCtgaatcgaatgcctaattGCAACTACCACACACTCATTCGCTGAAGGCATCTTCCAGGAATGAATCATTCTCGAGTGCTAATAAGACCATTCAACAGAAGGGCCGCTTCcgaggcattagcactcaacagaaaaaacctatgcatcctagtgcgagcgcttacggggcactgtgggcttaacaggcacatgttcaacctgaagctgcaggacacagatctatgtagactctgtaaggaggctgcggagacgccgctgcatttaatctgttcctgccccgcgttgatgcataaacgcagcactcttttggggaaacataatacaaccagaggatgctaaatttcttccagcaaggaaagtgctgcttttcctggcggcgaccaatgcttgctgggagatctagacagcggcgtcacaatagatcgtagccggtcgacgtgacaccagggaccaggcgaacatgagccgcaagcagaagaagaagaagaacgttTGACTAAATCTTAGGTTGTGTATGCCTCGGAATATCCTTATATTAGGGTACTATTTTCGTGGTGGTGACCCAGTAGGTAGGAATTCAACTTTACTTTAagaggcagagttcgaatcccagtacgcacctctaacttatgtttattttaggcaattaaaatatcacttgcatcaacgatgaaggaaaacatcgtgaggaaaacagcgtacctgagagttttccataatgttatcaaaggtgagtgtagtccagcaatccgcagtgggacagcgtggtggactacggccttaaccccttcgctttgtgggaggagacccgtgcccagggccagtaatgggttgacatgataatGAGTATGAGGCTAGTCTCATTGCGGGATTATCTTggtcgtcgttagtgaaaatgggcgCTAGTATCATATTAATCTGCGGTCCCCACCATATCCCCCTAACGCAGTCATGGGCGCTGTGGCTTGAAGCGGGATGCCGCGAGTTCGATCCCGTCAGGGCTATTTGGGAACTTGAAAAAAAGCTtgggacaatgtgagatggtgataacaaaaagaaaacctggctaagtttgctgtaggctttttcttagaacagggtgcgtttggaaccttcgtagctttagttttgagtttatgaatgtagttatcgccatcactactcacaaCTATGTGCACATTTTGTATGTTATCAACTCATCTAAGGtgacatctatgtgcctatttgtataaagaaatattagacagacttttttttttaattactgaattttctctggtctgtcctggtgggagacttcagacgtggctagttaccacactactgACAAATACGCACTGCTAAGCGTTTCAGcgttccgcagggtgattacgtatatCGCGActggcgtaaatcttgcaatcactgctgtcaaacgtcacttttgtatttttatttatggaaaagtgacgcttgacagcagtgattgcaagatttacgccttttgcgatatacgtaatcaccctggcGGTACGatgtcaataaaaaatatttaggagaatgggtttagtataactgctaggtataccccttacaggttatcccgttaccatttgagactgcatcatcacttacatactggtgagattgcagcgaagggctaacttgtagtggaataaaacaaaaagttctCATGTGTTTTACTTTATTCGTAACACTTATATATGCATAGCTTAAAAGAATACGACTTTTTAGCAGTGATcagtgtgtgtttttttttaagtcaccAACCTATTTCATGAATCCGTCATAAAggcaaacttaaaaaaaaaatgtatccacACACTCAATCCAATCCTCAGGTGATATTGGCTTTacattgacttaacaattacacattgtaaagtcaacatctcctgaagatgctccggttttggagcaaaacgtcatgaacataaatatctggcaaatgtgaatttatagttatcaaaagtttaattatttaacattcGACCATCCTGACAAAAGTTTGCGACACCGCAAACGTACTACACttcataaatttactgtaacataccttaccttaaattaattaatgacttctaaacctaatattataaagcaataaataaaataaaataactttagtaTTAGTGTTGTTAGTTAACAACCGACATCTCGCGTAAATCAATGAACAATCAACTCTGTTCCGACTACTTCCTCCaacatatatatcttttttctttcaactaactctatgcaaaaaatcaagtcgattggtttctTAATTAAAACGTAAAGTAACGGACATAAGAGCAAtgctgtatttttatatcacataagccaatgaagtttccacaacttagttatacataaacccCAACATTAACCAAAATTGCTGAAAGTTTAAAAAcaaagcgaaaattatacaacaaaattaaattaaaacaaaaaaaaatcaaaaactttaACAGCTTATATcacttattttgtcataattatgttcctaaaagtgccaattttgacataaaaaatgtacttctctcaatatttgctgttgaaagcattgcacgcacgagataaaaagttatttaccgAATACCTTGTCGTCTATCTAGGCCACGCAAAGGGAGTAAAAACTTTACGACCATTGTTTACTGTGAATTTTCACGTGCTTCGCTAAATTACTTTTGTCAGCACATCTATGATCGCATAGCGTACAAGAAAATGGCTTTTCACCAGTGTGCGATCTCATGTGAACCACTAGGCAACTTTTATGAGCACTTTTATATTCGCATAATTCACAAGAATAGGGCCTTTCACCAGTGTGCGTTCTCACGTGTCTCACCAAGTCATTATTGCTAGCACTTTTGAATTTGCATAACGTACAATTATGTAGCGTTTCACTATTGTGCGTTTTCATGTGAACCATTAAGATACTTTTACTGGAACTTCTATAATCGCATAACTTGCAAGAATACGGCTTTTCATAAATGTGCGTTCTTCTATGTCTCATAAAGTCATTATTGTTAGTACTGCTAAATTTGCATAATTTACAAGAATACAGCTTCTCAGCACTGTGTTCTCTCATGTGAGCCTCTAAGTAACGTTTTGTGATACATTTATATGCGCATAACTCACAAGAATACGGTTTTTCACCAGTGTGCGCTCTCATGTGTCTAACCACGTCATAACTGCTAACACTTCTATATTTGCATAGCCTACAAGAATATGGCTTTTCACCATTATGTATTCTCATGTGTCTCACAATGTAACTACTGCTAGCACTTCTAAATTCGCATATCTTACAAGAAAATGGCTTTTCTCCAGTGTGCGTTCTCATGTGTCTCACAAGGGCAATATTTGTCGTGCttctaaatttacataaattacaagAATGTGGCTTTTCGCCACTGTGTATTTTCGTGTGATTCACAAGGCTACTATtggtattacttttaaatttgcaTAACTTACACGAAAACGGATTTTCAGAACTGTGCGTTCTCATGTGATCCACTAAGTAGCGTTTactaatacatttatattcGCATAACTTACAAGAATACGGCTTTTCAGCACTGTGCGTTTTCATGTGTGCCAATAAGTAACGCTTACTAACACATTTATATACGCATAACTCACAAGAAAACGGCTTTTCACCACTGTGCGTTCTCATATGACACACTAAGTAACGTTTactaatacatttatattcGCATAACTCACAAGAATACGGCTTTTCGCCAGTGTGCGTTCTCATATGACTTGCTAATTCAAAACTGCCAGCACTTCTAAATTTGCATAACTTACAAGAATGTGGCTTTCCACCAGTGTGCGTTCTCAAGTGTGCTGTGAAATTATTTTTGCGTTTGGTTTTGTATTGGCAATCCTTGCAAGAGAACGTTTCCACTTCAGTGACCACAGTATGAGTCTTAATATGTTGCACTAAATTACTTTTTCGTTTAAACTTATTATAGCAAAAGTCACAAGTGAatagttttttatcattatttaatgGATTATTTggtgaactatttaattttatcatgatGTCATTATTAGTACACTCAGTTTTACTTCGTAAACCTTTTGATATATTAGGTTTTGTTCTTGTTGCGGAGACTTCATCCTTAGTAGCCGGCTGATTACTGATATGTTGAGAAGACAtatcaatattttgtttttccggGAGACCTTCCTGTCTTGGTACGGCTTGTTTTGAACTTGCTAATACATCATACAACTTAACTACACAATTTGTTGATACATTAATTTCTTTGTTGGCTTTAGTATCACTTCTAGGTGGTTGGTTGTGTAACCCGCTACTTTCCTGGATTTTTCCAGATTGTTCGACAGTGgctgaaacaaaacattgtatttatttatatgcgtaTGAGCTTACACATTAATAAATACTAGAAATATATTAACTACTTcacgagattagtatggctctcaaacaacttaagaacagCAAGGCACcaggtgatgacggaatcacagcagatCTCCTGACAGCGGGTGGAAAACCAATACTTAAAGTTCTTCAGGgattgttcaattccgtcattcaccAAGGAACAACGCCAGGGGCATGGTACAGGAGCGTGGTGGTTCTGTACTTAGAAAAAGGTGACAATACcatgctgaagaactacagacctatctcgctgctgagccatgtctacaagtttttctcgagagtcattacgaatcgtctcgccaagaggttcgacgacttccagccgaGCCAGTTTCCGAAAGGGACAGAAGAtcgaagagtataaccggccactttgcttagcgtttgtggactatgagaaagcctttgattcggtggaaacctgggctgtgttaaggtcactgcagaaaTGCCGGCGTACATCGAAATTTTGatgtgtttgtacaaaaacgctaCTATGTCGCTActactcgctgagctatgtcggtaactatagttcttctacggatctcctcatttctgatttgatcacgtagagatactcctagcatagctctatCCCTCattcgctgagtgactctgagccttcttatgaggcccatagttagcgaccatgtctcagttccgtaagtcatcactggcaacacgcacggttcgaagactttagtcttcaggcactgagggattttggacgagaagatgtcacgaagtttcccgaacgctccccatccgagttggatacggcggttcacctctttctcgaaattggacctacctaactggatcgtgtgtcctaggtactcgtctacaatttcgagtgcagagaacatgagcgttagacataatttccgtcttgctcatgttcatacgaaggcccacctgttgagaaactctgctgaggtcattgagcatcgcattaaggtcacccagagtctctgccattatgaccaCATCGtaggcaaaccgaagttgagtgatttACTCGCCGttgatgttgatgccaagcccgttccaatccagaagctcaaaaacgtcctccaacgcagtgGTAAACAGCTACTAGTAAAGTCCGTATAcggactacgaaaccgatccaactgcagcgaggagtgcgacagggagatgttatctccccgaagctgtttaccgctgcgtaaTGCAACGATGGCTCACTTTACAAACAACattgaatattatgaaaattaaggttaattttatctgtttggtgttgagtgtaaggattgaagaaattataaattacaccgtacagattctcttgctttacgcttactatagcaaattaagcttaattttaagttattgtgGAATTACGCAAAAAAATACTGCTCCTATCCACGGAATACAATTTATTGGCAAACAttgcaaaataacattttcatgAATTCAGTGTCAGTTTTAAATTGCTTCGCTTTAGTATGGGTGCTCATGTTTCACTAAAGTACATTTGCGGTTAAACGTATGACAGCAGACGCTGCAAGTTTATGCTTTTTTCTCAATAAGTAAATGATTTTCTGATGAACAATCCATGTCATTTAAACATTCAGTATCTTTTCGTAAACTAATTGATCCATCTATCATAATTTGTGTCGCGGTGACATCATTCTTAATCAGATTACTTAAATCTTGAGACGAAGTATCAACATTGTGATTGTGAGCGTTTCTTGTTGTTGTCTCATCTTCCAACTTCGGTTCGACTTTCAATGTATTCAGGAATACACCATTCAACTCAACCGCATAAtatggtaatttttttacatttcggTTGGCTTTATTGCTGTTATCAGATGGTTGGTTGTATCTTTCACTAATTATCTCGGATGAATCGGCTTTTGTGGCAGTGACTGAAACAAGACattgttcttatttttaaaagacttcCAAATCAGCGGAGGTTCTCATTTCAATAAGTTTTGTGTTCACATTTTATGTTGCCTTAGAACTTCATcggtaactttatttttaaatttaaagaacatctaaattttatttcaagtaggccttatataagcaattttgacaCATCAATTCCGTCTGACCCACGATTCGAAAGGCAGGTTCTaccaagaagccggcaaga from Pararge aegeria chromosome 26, ilParAegt1.1, whole genome shotgun sequence harbors:
- the LOC120635414 gene encoding zinc finger protein 271-like isoform X1 — its product is MRCCVPFCRNTTDNVSPSEGKAEVTFYGFPSEAQLYAAWIRALGKQDTQLSDSAVVCSQHFLDDEMYETESGLRQIYSNAIPSTVQVCIICLDTDRKLVLISKHKLEETYEMLTGYPLFDLGNLKQTVCVLCAQRLGNSRRFRAQSLKARSLMMDLVEKHELITKKHITRVKHSTKQLKYNFVLTTLEPDHCDLHIVESDVSKQKTSQETFYSDYDIDIVKNAGNFDSVAIDGHNRELHEDNNANDEFTAGSEQLVTDDSIQINAKLLDENVECPSYVGVEQEAGIQCFIKCEIDHEYDHNDDTSTMHLMNSDGGNEGVTQLFGPQTFESSGSAENKHAMQKLNDGHRNEATVEQSGKIQESSGLHNQPPRSDTKANKEINVSTNCVVKLYDVLASSKQAVPRQEGLPEKQNIDMSSQHISNQPATKDEVSATRTKPNISKGLRSKTECTNNDIMIKLNSSPNNPLNNDKKLFTCDFCYNKFKRKSNLVQHIKTHTVVTEVETFSCKDCQYKTKRKNNFTAHLRTHTGGKPHSCKLCKFRSAGSFELASHMRTHTGEKPYSCELCEYKCISKRYLVCHMRTHSGEKPFSCELCVYKCVSKRYLLAHMKTHSAEKPYSCKLCEYKCISKRYLVDHMRTHSSENPFSCKLCKFKSNTNSSLVNHTKIHSGEKPHSCNLCKFRSTTNIALVRHMRTHTGEKPFSCKICEFRSASSSYIVRHMRIHNGEKPYSCRLCKYRSVSSYDVVRHMRAHTGEKPYSCELCAYKCITKRYLEAHMREHSAEKLYSCKLCKFSSTNNNDFMRHRRTHIYEKPYSCKLCDYRSSSKSILMVHMKTHNSETLHNCTLCKFKSASNNDLVRHVRTHTGERPYSCELCEYKSAHKSCLVVHMRSHTGEKPFSCTLCDHRCADKSNLAKHVKIHSKQWS
- the LOC120635414 gene encoding gastrula zinc finger protein XlCGF57.1-like isoform X3, whose amino-acid sequence is MCPHQRGRPRSLFMATVEQSGKIQESSGLHNQPPRSDTKANKEINVSTNCVVKLYDVLASSKQAVPRQEGLPEKQNIDMSSQHISNQPATKDEVSATRTKPNISKGLRSKTECTNNDIMIKLNSSPNNPLNNDKKLFTCDFCYNKFKRKSNLVQHIKTHTVVTEVETFSCKDCQYKTKRKNNFTAHLRTHTGGKPHSCKLCKFRSAGSFELASHMRTHTGEKPYSCELCEYKCISKRYLVCHMRTHSGEKPFSCELCVYKCVSKRYLLAHMKTHSAEKPYSCKLCEYKCISKRYLVDHMRTHSSENPFSCKLCKFKSNTNSSLVNHTKIHSGEKPHSCNLCKFRSTTNIALVRHMRTHTGEKPFSCKICEFRSASSSYIVRHMRIHNGEKPYSCRLCKYRSVSSYDVVRHMRAHTGEKPYSCELCAYKCITKRYLEAHMREHSAEKLYSCKLCKFSSTNNNDFMRHRRTHIYEKPYSCKLCDYRSSSKSILMVHMKTHNSETLHNCTLCKFKSASNNDLVRHVRTHTGERPYSCELCEYKSAHKSCLVVHMRSHTGEKPFSCTLCDHRCADKSNLAKHVKIHSKQWS
- the LOC120635414 gene encoding gastrula zinc finger protein XlCGF57.1-like isoform X2, whose product is MLCALLQKHYGQCVPIRGEGRGHFLWNSDGGNEGVTQLFGPQTFESSGSAENKHAMQKLNDGHRNEATVEQSGKIQESSGLHNQPPRSDTKANKEINVSTNCVVKLYDVLASSKQAVPRQEGLPEKQNIDMSSQHISNQPATKDEVSATRTKPNISKGLRSKTECTNNDIMIKLNSSPNNPLNNDKKLFTCDFCYNKFKRKSNLVQHIKTHTVVTEVETFSCKDCQYKTKRKNNFTAHLRTHTGGKPHSCKLCKFRSAGSFELASHMRTHTGEKPYSCELCEYKCISKRYLVCHMRTHSGEKPFSCELCVYKCVSKRYLLAHMKTHSAEKPYSCKLCEYKCISKRYLVDHMRTHSSENPFSCKLCKFKSNTNSSLVNHTKIHSGEKPHSCNLCKFRSTTNIALVRHMRTHTGEKPFSCKICEFRSASSSYIVRHMRIHNGEKPYSCRLCKYRSVSSYDVVRHMRAHTGEKPYSCELCAYKCITKRYLEAHMREHSAEKLYSCKLCKFSSTNNNDFMRHRRTHIYEKPYSCKLCDYRSSSKSILMVHMKTHNSETLHNCTLCKFKSASNNDLVRHVRTHTGERPYSCELCEYKSAHKSCLVVHMRSHTGEKPFSCTLCDHRCADKSNLAKHVKIHSKQWS